CCTCGGAGTCCTCGATGAAGTCACCGAGCTGGCTGTCGCCCTCGTCACCGATGGTCTGGTCCAGCGAGATGGGCTCCCGGGCGTACTGCTGGATCTCCAGCACCTTCTCCGGGGTGATGTCCATCTCCTTGGCCAGCTCCTCCGGCGTGGGCTCGCGACCCAGGTCCTGGAGCAGCTCGCGCTGGATGCGACCGAGCTTGTTGATGACCTCGACCATGTGCACCGGGATGCGGATGGTGCGGGCCTGGTCGGCCATCGCGCGGGTGATCGCCTGGCGGATCCACCAGGTGGCGTACGTGGAGAACTTGTAGCCCTTGGTGTAGTCGAACTTCTCCACCGCGCGGATCAGGCCGAGGTTGCCCTCCTGGATCAGGTCCAGGAACGCCATGCCGCGACCCGTGTAGCGCTTGGCCAGCGACACCACCAGGCGGAGGTTGGCCTCCAACAGGTGGTTCTTGGCGCGCTCACCGTCCCGCACGATCCACCGCAGGTCGCGGCGCAGCTGCGGGGTCAGCTTCTCCTGCTCGTCCTCGGCGCGGCGGACCCGCTCAGCGGCGTAGAGGCCGGCCTCGATGCGCTTGGCGAGCTCGACCTCCTCCTCCGCGTTGAGCAGGGCGACCTTGCCGATCTGCTTCAGGTAGGCGCGGACCGAGTCGGCCGACGCGGTGAGCTCGGCGTCCTTGCGGGCCTGCCGCAGGGCTTCCGACTCCTCCTCGTCCCAGACGAAGTCGCCTTCGCCGGGCTTGGCGGTCTCCTCCTCGGCGGGCTCCTCCTCGACCGGCTCGTCGATCAGTTCGACGTCGTCGACCAGGTCTTCGCCGTCGGGACCGCCTTCGAGGTCCTCGGGCTCGTCGCCCTCGGCCCCCTTCTTCACCTTGCCCGGGGCGGCGGCCTTGGCGGCCGTCTTGCGCGGTACCCGCGTGGCCGTCTTGGCCGCCGCGGCGGTCTTCGCCACCGGCTTCTTGGCCGGGGCCTTCCTCGCCGAGGTGGCCTTGGGCGTGTCCTCGGCGTCAGCCTTAGCTGCCTGGGTCGTCTTCGCGGCTGCCACGTACGCCCTTTCGCGACTGTCGATCAAGGCAAACCGAAGGGCGCGAACCTCGGTCGCCGGAGTACGGGGGACCCCCGCCGGATCGTTCGTCAGCGGGGCACCGTTCCATTGTAACGACGAGAATCGCGTGCCGTTGCGCCCCGGCGTCCCCCGGAGTGGTCCGGCACGCGTTCTCGCAGCTAGAAGGGCCGCGAAATCAGTGGACCAGGCCGTGCGCGGCGGCGAAGGCCGCCCCGACGATGCCCGCGTCGTTCTTCAGCGCCGCGGCGACCACCTCGGTGCGGACCTCCAGCAGCGGCAGCCACTTCTCCGCCTTCTTGCTGACCCCGCCGCCCGCGATGACCAGGTCCGGCCAGATCAGGTTCTCCAGGACGTTCATGTAGCGCGACACGCGCGGCGCCCACTCGGCCCAGCTCAGGTCCTTGTCCTCCTTGACCGACGCCGCCGCGCGCTTCTCCGCGTCGTGGCCGTCGACCTCCAGGTGGCCGAACTCGGTGTTCGGGACGAGCTTGCCGTCCAGGAAGAGGGCACTGCCGATGCCGGTGCCGAAGGTCAGCAGGACCACCAGGCCGTCCCGGTCGCGGCCGGAACCGAAGCGCATCTCCGCGATGCCCGCGGCGTCGGCGTCGTTCATGACGACGACCTGCTCCTTGGGGCGGCCGAGCCGCTCGGCGAACAGCTGCGCCGCGTCCGTGCCGATCCACTTCTTGTCGACGTTCGCGGCGCTGTGCGCGACGCCGTGCTTGACCACGCAGGGCAGGGTGACGCCCACCGGCCCGTCCCAGCCGAACTTGTCGACGATCTCGGCGACCACGTCGGCGACCGCGTCCGGCGTCGACGGCTGCGGCGTGTTGATGCGCAGGCGTTCCCCGTCCAGCGCACCCGCCTCCAGGTCCACGAGCCCGCCCTTGATGCCGGAACCGCCGATGTCCACGCCGAACCCGCGGGTCATGCCCATCCCCGTGGTCCCTTCCTACTCGATTCAGTAACCGTGGCCGCAGACACTAGCCTGCACCTCTCCGATAGTCCCGTGAGAGTGACGCAGGAGGAACAGTTGCGTTTCGATCCACGCTCGCTGGTCGACGTCGCCGTGCTCGTGGCACGTGAGGCGGGCTCGCTCGCCCTGACGACGCGCGAGACCGCCGTCGCCGACGTCGACACCAAGTCCACCATCACCGACGTGGTGACGGCCGCCGACCGCGCCGCCGAGCGGCTCGTGCGCGAACGGCTCGCGTCCCTGCGCCCCGGTGAGCCGGTGATCGGCGAGGAAGAAGGCGGTCAGGCCGCCGTCGAGGGCCTGACGTGGGTCGTGGACCCCATCGACGGCACGGTCAACTACCTGTACGGCATCCCCCACTACGCCGTCTCGATCGCCGCCCAGGTGGACGGCGAGTCGATCGCGGGGGCGGTGCACGAACCCGTGACCGGCCGCACCTGGACCGCCGCGCGGGGCGGCGGGGCCTGGCTCGACGGCCGGAAGCTCCAGGTCAACGACGTCACCCGGTTGGACGTCTCCCTCCTGGGTTACGGCTTCGCCTACCGGGCGGACCGGCGGCAGCGGCAGGCCGAGACGTGGGCGAAGCTGGCCACGAAGGTCCGCGACATCCGTCGGGCGGGCGCCGCGTCGCTGGACCTGTGCGCCGTGGCCGCCGGGCGGTTGGACGCCTACGCGGAGCACGCGCTGGGCCGGTGGGACTGGGCGGCGGGGGCGCTGCTGGCCCGTGAGGCGGGGGCGGTCGTGAAGGTGCCGGGCGAGGCGCCGGAGCTGGGGGAGGACGCCACGTTCGCGGCCGCGCCGGGGATCGCCGACGCGCTGTACGCGGCTCTCGTGGACGCCGGCTTCGCCAAGGTCTGATCCGGCCCGTGTCGCGCCCACCTGCTGGCGACCCGCCGGCCGTCGCGCCCGGCCTACCGCCGAACCCCGTACCACCGCCGAACCCCGTACCACCGCCGCACACCCGCCTGTGGCCTCACCCCGCGACCCGCCTCACCCCGCGGCCCGGCGGGCCGTCGCGTCCACCCCTGGCGGGCCGCCCGGCGTGCTCGCGCAAGCGTCCCCGGCCAGGGGGTCCCCTGATGTCCAGTCAACCGGAAAACGCCACAGCCCGGCCGCGTCGGCGGCCGGGCTGTGGACAACTCGTACTCAAGGGCGGCTGCGCGCTCCACTGGTGCACGCCCGCGGTGGACGTCAGCAGTGCACGTCGCGCGCGCCCCGGAGGTGGTCGGCGTTCAGCGTCGGCGCGGGCGAGTCCTGGGCGGCCTGGCCGCCCTGCTGCCGGGGCTGCTGCTCGGCCCACTCGGCCAGCTGGTCGAGGACCTTGCGGGCGTCGCTGTTCGGCTTCACCTCGCTGAACTTCTTCCCGACCGCCACATCGACCGTCGCGTCCTGGCGCTCGTCGCGCACCAGCTCCAGGCACGGCTCGATCAGGCTCAGCGTCCGCGCCGCCCCCGCGCCCGGAGCACCGAACCGGATCTGACCGCGGCACGTCATGTCCTGCGCCGGGTACACCGGATCGTTGCCCGGCTCCGCCGCCTGCTGCATGCCCAGTTCGGTCAGCATCGTCGCCACGAACCGCGCCTGGTTGCGCTGCGTGCTCGCGTTGAACACGCGGAACCGCACCTCGGCGACCGGCACCGGGTCCGTGCGGTCCAGGGCGTCGTGGCCCAGCACGGTGCCCAGGGCGGTCGGCGCGACGGGCGCCGCACCCGGGTCCGCCGCGACGCTCGACGGCGCGGTGCCCGGGGGGTTGCACTGGATGGCCGCGTCGACGTCACCCGCGTCGGCCAGCACGCGGTTCCAGACGACGACCGCCGTCACGGCGAGCACCGTGAAAAGGATGAGCGCCGGCCATGGCCGCCTCTTCCGGTACCGCGACGACCCGCTTCCTCCCGTACCGGGTCCCACGTCCGCCGACCTCCCCCTGGCGCAGTGTTGATGGTGGTCAGGCTATGCCGCGCCCCGCGCTCCCGCGTTCCGGGCGGGGTTGTCGCGGGCCGTTATCACCCGGTCGCGGACGGTCAACGCCCCGGAAGGGTGTCCCGAGCCGGGCTCGACGGGTGGGCAACGCCCGCCCAGAGCCTATCGGGCCAGCGTGTGAAGGTCGTGTCACCCGTCTGCTCAATTAGGGGGAACCCGCTGCACGGCTCCCTGATCCATGAGCTACCCTCTCGGCGCTCCGCGCACCGCCGGACACCGGGAAGCGTCGACTTGCAGGGGGTTGGCGCCCGGCAGCGCGAGCGAGACCTCCGTCACTGGCGATGGGGGCACAAAAAGGGGCGCTGGTGCGTTAACCAGCGAACACGAACAGTCTCCGTTGACCGCAGGGGTGTGAAAGAAGATGGCGACCGACTACGACGCGCCGCGTCGCAGCGAGGCGGACGAACTCGCTGAGGACTCACTCGAGGAGCTGAAGGCGCGGCGCAACGAAACGCAGTCCGGGGTCGTCGACATCGACGAGGACGCGACCGCCGAGAACTTCGAGCTGCCGGGTGCCGACCTGTCCGGCGAGGAGCTCACGTTCAAGGTCCTGCCCAAGCAGGCGGACGAGTTCACGTGCTCGAAGTGCTTCCTGGTGCACCACCGCAGCAGGCTGGCCGAAGAGGTGAACGGCCAGTACATCTGCCGCGACTGCGCCTGAGCAGCCGCACCGGCCGCGCCGGCCGGGGCACGACCACCGGACCCACAGGCACCTGACGAACCACCCGACCCACAGGTGCCCGACGAACAGTTCTGGGCGCTCACCCCTCCGCCGGGGTGGCGCCCAGTCGCTGTTGGGGCCGGGAGCGGCCCACCGGCAGGACGTCCCGGGACGTCCTCACCGCTCGCGCAGCACCGCCGCCAACCGCTCCGCCGACCGCGCGCTGAACAGCCAGTACGGCGTCGGGTCCTGCGGGTCGCGCAGCTCCACCTTCACCACCGGACCGACCCACCCGCGGTGCACGACGTACGCCATCGGGTCGAGGTTGGGGCCCATCGCCTTGCGCTTGGACTTCGAGTCGAACACCTCGACCTCGCCCAGCAGCTCGACCGGCACGTGCGCCTCGCCGACGCGCAGCTCGCCGCCGGACACCTCGACCTTCGTCGACCCCATCCGGACCAGCAGCAGCACCGCCAGCGGCACGAGGAGCGCGTACGGCAGCCACGACCGCACACCGGGGAAGCCCATGTGGATCTCGGCGGCCAGCAGCACGGCCGCGCCCAGCGGCAGCGGCCAACCCCACCAGGGCACGAACAACCGCTCGCGGAACGCGGTCGGGGCGGTCACAGCACTCTCGCTCACGCCACCAGGGTAGTCTCGCGCGCCGTGCCCAGCGTCGAGGTCCTGCTGTCCCGGCTCGATCCTGCCGTGCCCCCGCCGGCCTACGCCCGACCGGGTGATGCCGGCGCGGACCTGGTGACGACCACCGACGTGGTGATCGAACCGGGGGAGCGCGCGGTGGTCGGCACGGGCGTGGCGATCGCGCTGCCCGAGGGCTACGCGGGGTTCGTGCACCCGCGCAGCGGCCTCGCGGCCAGGGTCGGCCTGAGCGTGGTCAACACACCGGGCACGATCGATGCGGGCTACCGGGGGGAGATCAAGGTGTGCCTGGTCAACCACGACCTGCGGGAGCCGGTGAGGCTCGCGCGCGGTGACCGGATCGCCCAGCTGGTGGTGCAGAAGGTGGAGCACGCCGTGTTCCGCGAGGTCGACGAGCTGCCCGGGTCCGAGCGCGGTGCGGGCGGCTACGGCTCTACAGGCGGGCACGACGTGCTCGCCCGGACGGAGGGGTGAAGGCGATGTTCGGACGGCGCCGCAAGCGCGGTAGGCACTCCGCGAACCGGGGGACGGCGCACACCGAGGCCGAGTTCGACGGCCTGGAGGAGGGTGGCGACGGCCCGTTCGACGAGCCGCAGGCCCCCAACGACGGGCTCAACCGCCTCGACCTCGGCTCGATCCGGCTGCCGGTGCCCGAGGGCGCCCAGCTCCAGGTGGAGATGGACCCGGCGGGCCAGGTGCGGGCCGTGCACCTGCTGACCACCGTCGGCCAGCTCACCGTCAGCGCGTTCGCCGCGCCGAAGACCGATCGGCTGTGGCCGGAGGTCAGCGGCGAGATGATCGCCCAGTTCAAGTCCGACGGCTTCCGCATCCTGCGCGAGAACGGCGAGTGGGGCGAGGAGATCGCCGCCCGCAACAACGAGGTGCACCTGCGCGTCGTGGGTGTGGACGGGCCGCGCTGGATGCTGCGGGGCATCGCCGCCGCGCCGACCGAGGAGCAGGCCGTGCGGGCTGCCGAAGCCCTCTACGAACTGGTCCGCGACACCGTCGTGGTGCGGGGGCCGCAGCCGATGCCGGTGCGCACGCCGCTGCCCATCGAACTGCCCGAGGCCATCGCCCGCCACATCCAGCAACAGCAGCAGCCCGGCTGACGAGGCCGCCACGCCCCGCGAGGCAGGTCAGGGCCCGGTGGGCCTGGCGCCGGCCTCGCGGAGCGCGTCGAGCGCGGCGCGGCCCAGCACCTCGCGGTCCGCGCCCAACTCGGCCAACGTCGTCGTGCGCAGGACGCCGCGCGGCAGCGCGTCCACCCACGTCCGGGCGGTCCCGATCGGGTGAACCGGGTCGTCGGTGCACGCGGCCACCCCCACCGGCACGCCCAACCGCCCCAGCTCGGCCACCGTCGGCGCGACCGACCCCGCCGCCTCCCGCAGCACGTCCGCGAGCCGCCGCCCGTACCGCGGCCACGCCCGCCGCAACTCGTCGCCCAACCACCCGTCCACACCGGTCAGCGCCCCGTCCACGCCCACCGCCTCCACCGCGGCCGCGCTCGCCGCCGCCGCGAGCGCCGCCGGCGCGTCCCCGGCCGGGCCGTTCCACGCGGGCAGCGCCACCAGCACCCCCGCGCACCGCTCCGGGTGCCGCACCGCCCACGACGCCGCCACGTGCGCGCCCAGCGACACCCCGCCGACCACCAACGGCCTACCCGCCCACGCCGCGTCGAGCGCGTCCACGTGCTCCGCGACGCCCCTCGACGGGGGCGCGACCAGCGAGTACCCGGCCTCGGCCAGGGGGCGGGCGAACACCGAGGCGACGAACACCTCGTCGGAGGCGGTGCCGGGCAGGAGAACGGCGCGTGACGAACCCATGGCGTCAGATCCTCCCCCAGCCGGATACCCGGTCGGGTGTACCCGGTTACGCTGGCTGTCGGACGGGCTTCGGAGTCGAGGCCCCACGCACTCCCAGGAGTCGGGGATGACTGGTACTGGGGGCGGCTACTGGCGCCGCCTCGTGCGTCGGCTGACCACCGACGTCAGCGAGTTGGACGCCGACGACCTGTCGCGGAAAGTCGAGGCCGTCGGAGCCGTCCGGGCGTGCGACTGCGAGTCGGGTCAAGAGGTGACGGTGCTCGGGCGGCTGCGCAGCGTCGAGTTGTGCCCCCGCGACGCCGCCGCCACGCTGGAGGCCGAGCTGTACGACGGCACCGAGGGCGTGACCCTCGTGTGGTTGGGCCGTCGCCGCATCGCCGGCATCGAGCCGGGCCGCACCATCAAGGCCAGGGGCCGCATCGCGGTCCGGGACGGACGCAAGGTGCTCTACAACCCCTACTACGAGTTGCAGAACGCTTCATGACACGAGCGAACGAGACCGAGAAGCAGCCCACGATGCTGGAGCAGATGGGCGGCGTCACCGGCCTCGCCCTGTCCTCCTTGCCCGTGGTCGTGTTCGTGCTGGTCAACGCCCTCGCCGGGCTCATGCCGGCGATCTGGTCCGCGCTGGGCGCGGCCGTGCTGATCGGCATCGCGCTCGCCCTGCGCAAGGGCTCCGTGCAGCCGGCCGTGTCGGCGGTCTTCGGTGTCGGCATCGCCGCGTTCATCGCCTACCGCACGGGCGACGCCAAGGGCTTCTTCCTGTTCGGCATCTGGCAGAGCCTCGTCTACGGCGGCGCGTTCATCCTGTCGATCCTGGTCCGCTGGCCGCTCGCGGGCGTGGTGTGGTCGTTCCTCAACGGCCAGGGCACCGCGTGGCGCCAGGACAAGGCCAGCGTGCGCGACTACGACATCGCCACGCTCGTGTGGGCCCTGGTGTTCTGCTCCCGGTTCGTGGTGCAGCGGTGGCTGTACGACGAGGCGTCGGTCGGCTGGCTGGCCGCCGCGAGGCTGGCCATGGGCTACCCGCTGATGGCCGTGGCCCTGTTCGCGACCGTCTGGGCGGTGCGCCGCTCGGACAAGCGCCTCAAGGCGGCTCTGGCCGCCGAGGAGGAGGAGGAGAACCGGGAGGCGGAGGAGCGCCTGCGCGCCCAAGCCGCCGGCAGCCAGGTCACCGGCAACCAGGTGACGGGCAACCAGGTCGCCGGTCACCAGGCCGCAGGTGACGCGGACGCCGGGGACCGGGCCGAGCCGAACATCTACGACCAGCTGCTCGACGCCCCCGCCGAGCGGCGCCCGACCGGCGAGCAGCGCCCCCAGCCCGCACGGGCCGACGAGCGGTAGCCGGGCCGAACGCCCCGGAGCGCAACGCCCCGGAACGCTTCGCAGGGGTCCCCGCCAGGGGACCCCTGCTTTCATCTTTCCAGCCGGCACCGGCAACGACGGCGTCGTCGGACCGGCCCTGTGGACAACCTGTCACCGTGACTCGGGCCAGCCGCGCCGGTGGCTCCAGCCGCACCGGTGGCCCCCGCCGCGCGTCCCGGCAGGAACCCGCCCGGCCAGGGGTCAGTAGCCCAACGACGACCGGATCTCGCGCTCCACGTCCGCCGCCGCCACGAACAGCAGCTCGTCGCCGCCCTCCAGGGTGTCGTCCGGTGTCGGCACGATCACCCTCCCGCCGCGCAGGATCGTGACCAGGGCGGCATCGCGCGGCAGGGCCAGGGAGCTCACCGGCGAACCCGCCAGTGGCGTGTCCCCGGGCAGGGTGATCTCCACCAGGTTCGCCTGCCCCTGGCGCAGCGTCATCAGCCGCACCACGTCGCCGACCGTCACGGCCTCCTCGACCAGCGCGGACAGGATGCGCGGCGTCGACACGGCCACGTCCACGCCCCACGACTCGGTGAACAGCCACTCGTTGGCCGGGTCGTTCACCCGGGCCACGACGCGCCGCACCGCGAACTCGGTCTTGGCCAGCAGCGACACCACGAGGTTGACCTTGTCGTCACCGGTGGCGGCGATCACCACGTCGCACAGCTGCATGCCCGCGTCCTCCAGCGAGGACAGCTCGCACGCGTCCGCCTGCACCCACTCCGCCTGCTCCACGGTGTGCGGCTCGAAGTGGGTGCGGTCGCGCTCGATCAGCATGACCTGGTGCCCGTCGGCCACCAGCTCGGCCGCGATGGACCGGCCCACCGCACCCGCCCCAGCGATAGCGATGCGCACTCAGCTCTCCTCGGGTGCGTGAGCCGCCGCGGCGGCCACATCGGTCACGGTGCCCGACAGGGCGGCCACGTACACCTGATCGTCGGCTTGGAGCACGGTCTTCGCGTCGGGCAGCACGCCCGTCCCGAACCGCATGATGAACGCGACCCGGCAGCCGGTGGCCTCCTGGAGGTCGCGCACGGAGCGGCCCACCCAGTCCTCGTGCAGCTCCAGCGGCAGCACCGCCACGGAACCGGACGGGTCGCGCCACGCGGTCGCGCTGCCCTCGGGCAGCAGCATCCGCAGGAACCGGTCGGTCGACCACGGCACGGTCGCCACGGTCGGGATGCCCAGCCGCTCGTACACGGCGGCCCGCTTCTCGTCGTAGATGCGGGCGACCACCGCCTCCACGCCGAACGTCTCGCGCGCCACCCGCGCCGAGATGATGTTCGAGTTGTCGCCGCTGGACACCGCCGCGAACGCACCCGCCCGCTCGATGCCCGCCTCGATGAGGACGCGCTGGTCGAAGCCGTTGCCGACGACCTGCTGACCGTGGAAGTCGGACCCGAGCCTGCGGAAGGACTGGGCGTCCTTGTCGATCACCGCGACCTGGTGGTCCAGGCGCTCCAGGGCCTTGGCCAGGGATGAACCCACCCGGCCGCACCCCATGATGACCACGTGCACGAATGCCTCCCGAACGACGCTTACGGAGAACCTACCCACGATTACTCCGACCAGGGGACCTGACCCCTTACGCTCTCGATCCGTGTCCAAGCTCGCAACCGCGGCCAAGCGCCTCGTGGTCGGCCGGCCGTTCCGCAGCGATCGGCTCGCCCACACCCTGCTGCCCAAGCGCATCGCCCTGCCGGTCTTCGCCTCGGACGCGATGTCCAGTGTCGCGTACGCGCCCGAAGAGATCTTCCTGGTGCTGTCCGTGGCGGGCCTGTCGGCCTACGCCCTGGCGCCGTGGGTCGGTGTGGTCGTCGTCGTGGTGATGCTCACCGTCGTCGCGAGCTACCGGCAGAACGTGCACGCCTACCCCTCGGGCGGTGGCGACTACGAGGTCGCCACGGTCAACCTGGGCCGCAGGGCGGGCCTGACCGTGGCCAGCGCCCTCCTGGTCGACTACATCCTCACGGTCGCGGTGTCGATCTCCTCGGCCGCCGCGAACATCGGTTCGGCCATCCCGTTCGTCGCCACCCACAAGGTCGAGTTCGCGGTCGTCGCGATCGTCCTGCTCACCGCGGTCAACCTGCGCGGCATCCGCGAGTCGGGCAGCACCTTCGCCATCCCGACCTACGCGTTCATGGCCGGCATCGTCTTCATGATCGGCTACGGCGTGTTCCGCGGCCTGGTCCTCGGCGACGAGATGCGCGCCGAGAGCGCCGGCCTGGAGGTCCGCGCCGAGGACGACCACTTCGTCGGCCTCGCGTTCATGTTCCTCGTGCTCCGGGCGTTCTCCTCCGGCTGCGCCGCCCTGACCGGCGTCGAGGCCATCAGCAACGGCGTGCCCGCGTTCCGCAAGCCCAAGTCACGCAACGCGGCCACCACCCTGCTGATGATGGGACTCATCGCGGTCGTGATGCTGATGGGCCTGATCGTGCTGGCCCAGCTCACCGGCGTGAAGATGGCCGAGGACCCGGCGCACCAGCTGGTCAACGCCCCCGAGGGCTACGAGCAGAAGACCATGGTGGCCCAGATCGCGGGCGCCGTGTTCGACGGCTTCCCGGTCGGGTTCTACTTCATCACCACCGTCACCGCCCTGATCCTCGTGCTCGCCGCGAACACCGCGTTCAACGGCTTCCCCGTCCTCGGCTCGATCCTCGCCCAGGACCGCTACCTGCCCCGCCAGCTGCACACCCGCGGCGACCGGCTCGCGTTCAGCAACGGCATCGTCTTCCTCGCCGGCGCGGCGGTCATCCTGGTCATCGCGTTCGACGCCGAGGTCACCAAGCTCATCCAGCTCTACATCGTGGGCGTGTTCGTGTCGTTCACGCTCAGCCAGGCGGGCATGATCCGGCACTGGAACCGGCTGCTCGCCTCCGAGACCGACGCCGACGCGCGCCGGCGCATGCGCCGCTCCCAGCTGATCAACACCTTCGGCCTGGCGATGACCGCCTCCGTCCTGGTCGTCGTGCTCATCACGAAGTTCACCAAGGGCGCGTGGATCGCCATCGCCGCCATGGGCGCCATCTACGCCCTGATGACCGCGATCCGGCGGCACTACGACCGGGTAGCCCTGGAGCTGCGCCAGCAGGAGCGGCAGAAGCTGCTGCCCGCCCGCAACCACGCCATGGTGCTGGTCTCCAAGCTGCACATGCCCACCCTGCGGGCCCTGGCGTACGCCAAGGCGACCCGGCCGGACATCCTCGAGGCCGTGACGGTGAACGTGGACGACACGGACACCCGCCGCCTCGTGCGGGAGTGGGAGAAGGAGAACTTCAAGGTGCCGCTGAAGGTGATCGAATCGCCCTACCGGGAGATCACCAAACCCGTCCTCGACTACGTGCGGCGCGTGCGCACCACGAACCCGCGCGACGTGGTCACCGTGTTCATCCCCGAGTACGTGGTCGGCCACTGGTGGGAGCAGTTCCTGCACAACCAGAGCGCCCTGCGGCTCAAGAGCAGGCTGTTGTTCCAGCCGGGGGTGATGGTGACGAGCGTGCCGTGGCAGTTGGCCTCATCCTCGAAGGTGACCGACAAGGACGACGTGGTCGCGCCCGGAGCCATCCGGCGCGGCCTGGACAAGCGCGGCTCGGACGAGCGCGGCCAAGAGGAGCGTAAGGGCAAGTGACGGCGACCTGGAAGCAGCGGCTCATCGAGGTCGAGGTCGGAGCGGTGGCCCACGGCGGCCACTGCGTCGCCCGGCACGAGGGCCGCGTCGTGTTCGTCCGGCACGCCCTGCCCGGCGAACGGGTGGTCGTGCGGATCACCGAGGACACCGGCGGCTCGTTCTGCCGCGGCGACGCCGTGGAGGTGCTGGAGCCCTCGCCCGACCGCGTCGAGGCGCCGTGCCCCTTCGCCGGCCCCGGCCTGTGCGGCGGGTGCGACTGGCAGCACGCGTCGTGGCAGTACCAGCGCGAGCTGAAGGCCGCCGTGGTCAGCGAGCAGCTGCGCCGACTGGCCCGGCTCGACTGGGAGGTCATCGTCGAGGACCTGCCCGGCGGGCCCGAGGACTGGCGCACCCGGATGCGGATGGCCGTGGGCCCCGGCGGCCGCGC
This region of Saccharothrix longispora genomic DNA includes:
- a CDS encoding APC family permease, with translation MSKLATAAKRLVVGRPFRSDRLAHTLLPKRIALPVFASDAMSSVAYAPEEIFLVLSVAGLSAYALAPWVGVVVVVVMLTVVASYRQNVHAYPSGGGDYEVATVNLGRRAGLTVASALLVDYILTVAVSISSAAANIGSAIPFVATHKVEFAVVAIVLLTAVNLRGIRESGSTFAIPTYAFMAGIVFMIGYGVFRGLVLGDEMRAESAGLEVRAEDDHFVGLAFMFLVLRAFSSGCAALTGVEAISNGVPAFRKPKSRNAATTLLMMGLIAVVMLMGLIVLAQLTGVKMAEDPAHQLVNAPEGYEQKTMVAQIAGAVFDGFPVGFYFITTVTALILVLAANTAFNGFPVLGSILAQDRYLPRQLHTRGDRLAFSNGIVFLAGAAVILVIAFDAEVTKLIQLYIVGVFVSFTLSQAGMIRHWNRLLASETDADARRRMRRSQLINTFGLAMTASVLVVVLITKFTKGAWIAIAAMGAIYALMTAIRRHYDRVALELRQQERQKLLPARNHAMVLVSKLHMPTLRALAYAKATRPDILEAVTVNVDDTDTRRLVREWEKENFKVPLKVIESPYREITKPVLDYVRRVRTTNPRDVVTVFIPEYVVGHWWEQFLHNQSALRLKSRLLFQPGVMVTSVPWQLASSSKVTDKDDVVAPGAIRRGLDKRGSDERGQEERKGK